The Streptomyces sp. NBC_00224 genome contains the following window.
CCCTGGTGGCGAGCTGGGGCATGCCGATCGTCGTCGCCATCACCATCTTCAAGTGGATGTTCGACAGTGACTTCGGCGTACTGAACTGGCTGCTCAGCCAGTTGCCGGGGGTCGACATGATCGGCCACAACTGGTTCGCCAGCGGCACCCAGGGCCTCGCCGTCATCATGCTGCTCGTGGTCTGGGGCGCGGTGCCGTTCGTCGTCATCACGCTCAGCGCGGGCCTCACCCAGGTCCCCAAGGAGCTCGAAGAGGCCGCCCGGCTCGACGGCGCCGGCTCCTGGGGCGTCTTCCGGCACGTCACCATGCCGATCCTCAAGCCCATCGTCGTGATGCTGGCGACCCTCTCGGTCATCTGGGACATGGGCGTCTTCCCGCAGGTCTTCGTGATGCGCGGCAACCACCCCGAGCCCGAGTTCCAGCTCCTCACCACGTACTCGTACGACAAGGCGTTCGTGGTCAACGACTACTCGCAGGGCTCCGCGATCGCGCTGCTCACCGTGCTTCTGCTGCTCGGTGTGATCGCCGTGTACATGCGCCAGATGCTGAAGATCGGGGACGTCGAGTGAGCGTGGCGAACGGAAAAGAGGGCGTAGCGATGGCTACCTCGAACCCGGCGCTCGCGCGCCCCCGCAAGAAGAAGTCCAAGCTCGGCTGGAACCTGCTCGGCCTGCTGGTCTTCGCCACCGCGGGCTTCCCGGTCTACTGGATGCTCAACACGGCGCTCAAGCCCGCCAAGGACGCGATCGACCCGAGCCCGCACTTCTTCCCCCGGTCCCTGACCCTGGAGAACTTCCGCCGGGCGCTGGACATCGGCGACTTCTGGGGTGCGATCGGCCGCTCGCTGATCGTCTCCGTCGTCGTCGTGGCGATCGGCATCGCGGTCGGCCTGCTCGCGGCGCTCGCCATCTCGCGGTTCGCCTTCCGCGGCCGCAAGATCGTGATCGTCGGCATCCTGGCGGTCCAGATGGTCCCGCTGGTCGCGATGATCATTCCGGTCTTCCTGCTCCTCAACGACCTCGGCCAGTACGACAAGCTGGCCGGTCTGGTCCTCACCTACCTCACCTTCATCCTCCCCTTCACGGTCTGGACGCTGCGCGGCTTCATCGTCAACGTCCCCAAGGAGTTGGAGGAGGCGGCGATGGTCGACGGGTGCAGCCGCACCGGCGCCTTCATCCGCGTGGTCTTCCCGCTGCTGGCCCCGGGCATGGTGGCCACCTCGGTTTACGGCTTCATCCAGGCGTGGAACGAATACCTCTACGCGCTCATGCTGATGAGCCAGAACCACCAGACCGCCACCGTCTGGCTGTCCAACTTCACCACCCAGCACGGCACCGAGTTCGCCCCCATGATGGCCGGCTCCACCATGATGGCCGTCCCCATCGTGGCTCTGTTCCTCCTCGTCCAGCGCAAGATGGCCGCGGGTCTGACGGCCGGCGCAGTGAAGGGATGACGCCGCCCATGACGACGATCGCACGCAGCACAGACACACTCACGCGCGACGCCCTGACCGTCCTGCAGCCCGGTTTCGTCGGCACCACCGCCCCCGACTGGCTGCTGCGCCGGATCGGCGAAGGCCTCACCTCGGTGGGCCTGTTCGGCCGCAACATCGCCACGGCCGCCCAACTGGCCGCCCTGACCGCCCAGTTGCGGTCCGAGCGGGACGACGTCCTGGTGGCCATCGACGAGGAGGGCGGGGACGTCACCCGCCTGGAGGTCCGTACGGGCTCGTCGTTCCCCGGCAACCTGGCGCTGGGCTCGGTGGACGACACGGACCTGACCCGCGCGGTGGCCCACGAGCTGGGCCGCCGCCTGGCGGCCTGCGGGGTCGACCTGAACTGGGCCCCGTCGGCGGACGTGAATTCGAATCCCGACAACCCGGTCATCGGAGTACGGTCCTTCGGCGCCGACCCGTACCTCGTGGCGCGGCACACCGCCGCGTACATCGAGGGGCTGCAGTCCGCCGGAGTCGCCGCCTGTACCAAGCACTTCCCGGGCCACGGCGACACGGCGGTCGACTCGCACCACGCGCTCCCGCGCATCGACGTGGACCTCGACACGCTCCACGCCCGTGAACTGGTGCCCTTCCGCGCCGCGATCGCCGCGGGCTCCAAGTCCGTCATGAGCGCGCACATCCTTCTCCCCGCGCTCGACCCGACCAGCCCGGCGACGCTGAGCCCGCGTGTCCTGACCGGACTGCTCCGCGAGGAACTCGGCTACGACGGGCTGATCGTCACCGACGCCGTGGAGATGCAGGCCATCGCCTCGACGTACGGGATCGAGCGCGGCTCGGTCCTCGCGATCGCGGCCGGGGCCGACGCGCTGTGCGTCGGCGGCGGCCTGGCGGACGAGGACACCGTGCTGCGGCTGCGGAACGCGCTGGTCGCGGCGGTACGGGCGGGTGAACTGCCCGAGTCGCGCCTCGCCGACGCGGCGGCCCGGGTACGCGCCCTCGCGTCCTGGACCCGGCAGGCCAGGGGGAACGTGGCGGGGCCGGGTGCGGAGAAGCAGGAGGGGACCGCGCCCGGCACCGACATCGGCCTGGTGGCGGCGCGACGCGCCCTGCGGGTGACGGGGACCGTGGACCCCCTGTCGTCACCGCCCTACGTGGCGGCGTTCACCCCCGTCGCGAACATCGCGGTCGGGGACGAGACGCCGTGGGGGGTTGCGGCGGAGCTGGCGGCGCTGCTGCCGGGGACGACGACGGGGACGTACGGGCCGTCCGCGGACCCGGCGTCGGTGCTGGCCGCGGCTGGGGACCGCCGGATCGTCGCGGTGGTCCGCGACGAGCACCGCCACCCGTGGATGTCCTCGGCCCTGGACGCGCTGCTGTCGGCGCGCCCCGACACGGCGGTGATCGAGATGGGGGTGCCGCAGGCTGTGGCGCGGGGTGCGGTGCATGTCGCCACGCATGGGGCGGCGAGGGTGTGCGGCCGTGCGGCAGCAGAACTCCTGTCCCCCACCCCACCCGCTTCCTGAAGCCCTGGGCGGGCGGCCGGGTGGGGGTTGAGCGGTGTTGTTGCCGGGGGCTGCGCCCCCGCACCCCCGAACGGGGCTTCGCCCCGGGCCCCGTGTTTGTCTGCGGGTTCGGTGGGGGCTGGTCGCGCAGTTCCCCGCGCCCCTAAAGGGGCACGGCAAAATTCAGCCCCTCCGGCGTTGAGGAGTGGGGTGCCCTAAGGGGCGCGGGGAACTGCGCGACCAGCCACGGACAGCCCGCAGACGAACGAGGTCCGGGGCGCAGCCCCAGCGGGGGTACCGGGGGCGAAGCCCCCGTGAGCGGGGTCCGGGGGCGTAGCCCCCGGGAAACCCACCTCACCCCCCACCCACCCCCGGAGGGTTTAGGGAACGGGCGGGGTGGGGTGCCCTACAAGCCCTGCCACGTCGGCTTGTTCGTGTATGTGTGGCGGAAATAGTGCGCGAGCTTCAGCTTCGACGCCGCCGCCTCATCCACGACCACCGTCGCATGCGCATGCAACTGCAGCGCGGACGCGGGGACGACGGACGCCACCGGCCCCTCCACGGTCTGGGCGACCGCCTCCGCCTTGCCCTCGCCCGTCGCGAGCAGCACCAGATGCCGCGCTTCCAGGATCGTGCCGATCCCCTGCGTGATCACGTGGTGCGGCACCTGCTCGATGTCGTCGTCGAAGAAGCGCGCGTTGTCGACCCGCGTCTGCTCCGTCAGCGTCTTGATCCGGGTGCGGGACGCGAGCGACGAGCACGGCTCGTTGAAGCCGATGTGCCCGTCGGTGCCGATCCCCAGGATCTGGAGGTCCACACCTCCGGCCGAGGCCAGCGCCAGGTCGTACGCCTCGCACGCCGCCTGGACGTCCGCCGCCGACCCGTCCGGCCCGATGAACGAGTCCGCGCCGAGCCCGAGCGGCTCGACGACCTGGCGGATCACCGTCGCGCGGTAGGACTCGGGGTGCCCCACCGGCAGTCCGACGTATTCGTCGAGCTGGCAGACCCGGGCCCGCGACACGTCCACCGCACCCGCCGCGACCTTGGCCGTCAGCGCGTCGTAGATGGGCAGCGGGGTCGAGCCGGTGGCCACGCCGAGAAGGGCGTCGGGCTTGCGGCGCCACAGTGCCGCGATGGACTCCGCGATGAGCTCGCCGCCCGCCTTGGCGTCCGGGACGATGACAACTTCCACGTGGGCCTGCCGATCTGGAGACGTAAAACTAACCAGGGTGGTATAGACCAATCTAGCAGAGCGGGCGGCCCTCCCGCTGGCGGTCGCGCCTTCTCCCATGGTCGACTGGAGGGGTTTCGGCAACGCGTACGGAGACCGCCATTTGGAGGCATTGCGCATGTCGTCGACGCAGAGCGAGAGACACAGCGAGCAGCCCGGCCGGATCATGCGCGGCGAGATGGCGGAGCAGCCCGCCGTACTGCGGCGGATCCTCGCCGACGGCGCGCCCCGCATCCGCGAGGTCGCGGCCGCGATCGCGGCGCGCAGGCCCCGCTTCGTCCTGCTGACCGCACGCGGCACCTCCGACAACGCCGCTCTGTACGCGAAGTACCTGATGGAGATCCGGCTCGGGATGCCGTGCGGGCTCACCTCGATGTCGACGATCACCGCGTACGGCGCCCGGCCCGACCTCAGCGACGTACTCGTCATCACCGTCAGTCAGTCCGGCGGCTCGCCCGACCTCGTCGACTCCGCCCGGGCGGCGCGCGGCGCGGGCGCGATCACGCTGGCCGTCACCAACAACGCCGACTCGCCGCTCGCGGCCGTCTCCGAGCACCACATCGACATCCTGGCCGGGCCGGAGAAGGCGCTGCCCGCGACCAAGACGTACACCGCCTCGCTGCTCGCCCTCTATCTCTTCGTCGAGGGCCTGCGCGGCGGCGACGTCTCGGCCGCCGAGGCGCTGCCCGAGCTCGCGGACCGGATCCTGGCCCGGCAGGACGAGG
Protein-coding sequences here:
- a CDS encoding carbohydrate ABC transporter permease, encoding MATSNPALARPRKKKSKLGWNLLGLLVFATAGFPVYWMLNTALKPAKDAIDPSPHFFPRSLTLENFRRALDIGDFWGAIGRSLIVSVVVVAIGIAVGLLAALAISRFAFRGRKIVIVGILAVQMVPLVAMIIPVFLLLNDLGQYDKLAGLVLTYLTFILPFTVWTLRGFIVNVPKELEEAAMVDGCSRTGAFIRVVFPLLAPGMVATSVYGFIQAWNEYLYALMLMSQNHQTATVWLSNFTTQHGTEFAPMMAGSTMMAVPIVALFLLVQRKMAAGLTAGAVKG
- a CDS encoding SIS domain-containing protein; amino-acid sequence: MSSTQSERHSEQPGRIMRGEMAEQPAVLRRILADGAPRIREVAAAIAARRPRFVLLTARGTSDNAALYAKYLMEIRLGMPCGLTSMSTITAYGARPDLSDVLVITVSQSGGSPDLVDSARAARGAGAITLAVTNNADSPLAAVSEHHIDILAGPEKALPATKTYTASLLALYLFVEGLRGGDVSAAEALPELADRILARQDEVRQLASRYRFAERMVITSRGYGYPTAKEAALKLMETSYIPALSYSGADLLHGPLAMVDNISPVIAVVTDGRGGQALQPVLDRLRGRGADLFVVGPKPQVDAASAGFVLPVEGVPEELQPILEILPLQLLAYEVTIARGQDPDAPRALAKVTETH
- the nagB gene encoding glucosamine-6-phosphate deaminase, with the translated sequence MEVVIVPDAKAGGELIAESIAALWRRKPDALLGVATGSTPLPIYDALTAKVAAGAVDVSRARVCQLDEYVGLPVGHPESYRATVIRQVVEPLGLGADSFIGPDGSAADVQAACEAYDLALASAGGVDLQILGIGTDGHIGFNEPCSSLASRTRIKTLTEQTRVDNARFFDDDIEQVPHHVITQGIGTILEARHLVLLATGEGKAEAVAQTVEGPVASVVPASALQLHAHATVVVDEAAASKLKLAHYFRHTYTNKPTWQGL
- a CDS encoding carbohydrate ABC transporter permease → MSAAETTTAKVPPARRDPLPGGGSGKPPKGPGRKRSAGQAAVPWALLAPCLLALALVLGYPLVRLVTLSFQKFGQPELWGFKDPESVGFDNFTNVLSDSEFWTVVVRTVLFAFTAVVLTMVLGMLIALLLQRVSGWVKTLVNIALVASWGMPIVVAITIFKWMFDSDFGVLNWLLSQLPGVDMIGHNWFASGTQGLAVIMLLVVWGAVPFVVITLSAGLTQVPKELEEAARLDGAGSWGVFRHVTMPILKPIVVMLATLSVIWDMGVFPQVFVMRGNHPEPEFQLLTTYSYDKAFVVNDYSQGSAIALLTVLLLLGVIAVYMRQMLKIGDVE
- a CDS encoding glycoside hydrolase family 3 protein is translated as MTTIARSTDTLTRDALTVLQPGFVGTTAPDWLLRRIGEGLTSVGLFGRNIATAAQLAALTAQLRSERDDVLVAIDEEGGDVTRLEVRTGSSFPGNLALGSVDDTDLTRAVAHELGRRLAACGVDLNWAPSADVNSNPDNPVIGVRSFGADPYLVARHTAAYIEGLQSAGVAACTKHFPGHGDTAVDSHHALPRIDVDLDTLHARELVPFRAAIAAGSKSVMSAHILLPALDPTSPATLSPRVLTGLLREELGYDGLIVTDAVEMQAIASTYGIERGSVLAIAAGADALCVGGGLADEDTVLRLRNALVAAVRAGELPESRLADAAARVRALASWTRQARGNVAGPGAEKQEGTAPGTDIGLVAARRALRVTGTVDPLSSPPYVAAFTPVANIAVGDETPWGVAAELAALLPGTTTGTYGPSADPASVLAAAGDRRIVAVVRDEHRHPWMSSALDALLSARPDTAVIEMGVPQAVARGAVHVATHGAARVCGRAAAELLSPTPPAS